In Eupeodes corollae chromosome 3, idEupCoro1.1, whole genome shotgun sequence, a single genomic region encodes these proteins:
- the LOC129949767 gene encoding trans-1,2-dihydrobenzene-1,2-diol dehydrogenase-like: MALRWGIVSAGKISHDFVTGLSTLPTNEHKVAAIAARDMQRAQEFAKAHEIPKAFGSYEELAMSSEVDVVYVGALNPQHFEIGMLMLKHGKHVLIEKPLCMNEKQAQQLTAYAKSRKLFLMEAVWSRFFPAYQHVRKQIASGALGTIQEVNVSFGFDLTEINRLQKKELGGGTVLDLGIYVIQASQWAFQEPPKSIKATGELNAEGVDVCVQAELEYSGGRIAKIQTSAKKELENKAVIKGTKGEITILQFWCPTTLIDIDGKEKSWPLPKGKYKTNFLNSEGLRYEAEEVRKCIREGKLQSEHMPHSESLLLAHVEDSIRKQIGVVFAEDEM, translated from the exons ATGGCTTTACGTTGGGGAATTGTGTCAGCTGGAAAAATAAGCCATGACTTCGTCACTGGACTCAGTACTTTGCCTACCAATGAGCATAAAGTTGCAGCTATAGCTGCCCGTGACATGCAACGGGCACAAGAATTTGCAAAAGCTCATGAAATCCCAAAAGCATTTGGAAGTTATGAGGAACTTGCAATGTCATCTGAAGTCG ATGTCGTTTATGTTGGAGCTCTGAATCCACAACACTTTGAAATTGGAATGTTAATGTTGAAACATGGCAAGCAcgtccttattgaaaaacctttatGCATGAATGAAAAACAAGCTCAGCAACTCACGGCTTATGCCAAGAGTCGAAAATTATTCCTCATGGAGGCAGTGTGGTCAAGATTCTTTCCAGCTTATCAACATGTTCGCAAACAGATTGCTAGCGGAGCTCTAGGAACTATCCAAGAGGTGAATGTTTCATTTGGATTCGATTTAACAGAAATTAATCGTCTGca GAAAAAAGAACTGGGAGGTGGAACTGTTCTTGACTTGGGTATCTATGTTATTCAGGCTTCTCAATGGGCATTCCAAGAACCTCCGAAATCCATTAAAGCAACTGGTGAACTAAATGCCGAAGGTGTTGATGTGTGTGTTCAGGCAGAGTTGGAATATTCTGGTGGAAGAATTGCTAAAATTCAAACAAGTGCTAAAAAGGAACTAGAAAACAAGGCAGTTATTAAGGGAACTAAGGGTGAAATAACG ATTCTGCAATTTTGGTGTCCAACAACTTTAATTGATATCGATGGCAAAGAAAAATCATGGCCCCTACCCAAAGGAAAATACAAGACAAATTTCCTCAACTCTGAAGGCCTACGTTACGAAGCAGAGGAAGTTCGAAAATGTATCCGAGAAGGAAAACTTCAAAGTGAACATATGCCACATAGTGAAAGCTTACTTCTGGCTCATGTTGAAGATTCAATAAGGAAACAAATTGGAGTTGTTTTCGCAGAAGATGAAATGTAA
- the LOC129950052 gene encoding uncharacterized protein LOC129950052, with protein sequence MFTPIRNLITYIQKNASGSNFFGGTTPTSPELSETVVHNNNNNSTSMESEIIESIVPTMVVSESEPSSSLSSSLLKEPNLNENNNHPVENELLLKEKSFFVSTNATTVNVTDQDPDPLNENPDYNDNDYLEEVDDETGGGGEEEKDIFLDFPPENETETETENDLGFPRSEVIVLNDPDLNVSMNSEPTADPLAIDEYNVNLSVSSPNPLDSSTEGDVLFVVDIESVVGQAPRLIDEAEDSTQLTTTVKSTDEQELRSDGSDSGLGSETSTLQTTATSVTDTSVGSIMCASPMAEKIPLRSNLKRHIQDVDVVDTADGQQLQNKKPRRSINFEGVKVFYFPRIQGHGCVPSQGGCTLGMGAHHISFKTFSLAEHAAELRRAHKLQLQEVNPRGSSSDESDSDEELSEGSGSDLDAETNGFLQPVSPKQRRALLKAAGIRKIDANEKIECRDIRNSREICGCVCRDFCDPDTCACSQAGIKCQVDRAMFPCGCSRDACGNVIGRIEFNPSRVRTHFIHTIMRLDMENRQQKRTDELSSQLVASSTHLVYNNVPALAASSNSISNISSTTAISTYNPIPTNYNSLDQSSNEAYHHHMHQQYNVYNNHMPQTHPASGLCGVQSVLSPLSAPPAVVMGAPTVALTLPTHNLYTNATPTAVTTEVDSIALNGGVGVGVGNLHYQDGTIYPPVVIPPVVTYGDILTPYANTAPYENPTSTYSTSNVYTSYHNAPHHQSNHVHPTEQPQPFLGYNASCNGDMADFSESHNSFISLNTPDASSARLSAINDLLHSTRNTTSALVAVSPIETAIVPCESGLQDHQLTDLPVSNVIKETVEECDQNLAHSDLSRRPETPPDEGLTQPPAPLAVIETNENQLTKEVMPEITEVGGDKIKESIPEVFANEEEPVNQRVEKEEELPITESKEMLEKSTVSACSKVEKSEIDKIMNGDIHVDLPAAKPEENGINNATTPTTACPPIVESALA encoded by the exons ATGTTTACGCCCATTCGTAATCTtataacatacatacaaaaaaatgccAGTGGATCGAATTTTTTTGGAGGAACTACACCAACGAGCCCTGAACTAAGTGAAACTGTTGtccataacaacaacaacaacagcacatCAATGGAGAGTGAAATTATCGAAAGTATAGTACCCACAATGGTGGTATCAGAATCAGAACCGTCGTCATCCTTATCATCATCATTGTTGAAAGAACCAAatcttaatgaaaataataaccATCCTGTTGAGAATGAACTTCTCCTCAAGGAGAAAAGCTTTTTTGTGAGCACAAATGCCACCACCGTCAACGTGACTGACCAAGATCCAGATCCTTTGAATGAAAACCCCgattataatgataatgattatCTGGAAGAAGTCGACGACGAGACAGGAGGAGGAGGAGAGGAGGAGAAAGATATATTCCTGGACTTTCCACCTGAGAATGAAACCGAGACCGAGACCGAAAATGATCTTGGATTTCCAAGAAGTGAAGTGATAGTTCTCAATGATCCAGATTTGAATGTGTCCATGAATTCGGAACCCACAGCAGATCCTCTAGCGATAGATGAGTACAATGTAAATTTGTCTGTTAGCTCCCCAAATCCCTTAGACTCATCGACTGAGGGTGATGTTCTTTTCGTGGTTGATATCGAATCGGTTGTGGGTCAGGCTCCACGACTGATAGACGAGGCTGAAGATTCTACCCAATTGACTACGACGGTCAAGTCAACGGATGAACAGGAACTGCGAAGTGATGGTTCAGATTCTGGACTGGGTTCGGAGACATCGACTTTGCAAACAACCGCGACCAGCGTAACCGACACCAGTGTTGGCTCAATAATGTGTGCATCTCCAATGGCGGAAAAAATTCCCCTCCGCTCCAATTTAAAACGTCACATCCAAGACGTGGATGTTGTGGACACCGCCGACGGCCAGCAactccaaaacaaaaaacccaGAAGATCAATTAACTTTGAGGGCGTAAAAGTCTTCTATTTTCCACGCATCCAGGGTCATGGATGTGTCCCATCGCAGGGCGGATGTACCCTTGGCATGGGAGCTCATCACATTAGTTTTAAAACATTCAGTTTGGCCGAGCATGCAGCAGAGCTAAGGCGTGCTCATAAATTGCAATTGCAAGAGGTCAATCCGCGTGGTTCGTCGAGTGATGAATCGGACAGCGATGAGGAGCTAAGTGAGGGCAGTGGATCAGATCTGGATGCGGAGACAAATGGTTTCCTGCAACCGGTTTCACCAAAACAACGAAGAGCCTTACTGAAAGCGGCTGGCATCAGGAAAATCGATGCCAATGAGAAAATTGAATGTCGAGACATAAGGAATTCGAGAGAGATTTGCGGTTGTGTGTGCAGAGACTTTTGTGACCCCGATACGTGTGCGTGCAGTCAAGCTGGAATCAAGTGTCAG gtcgATCGGGCAATGTTCCCCTGCGGGTGTTCCCGTGATGCATGCGGTAATGTCATTGGTCGCATTGAATTTAATCCATCTCGAGTTAGGACACATTTCATACACACAATTATGCGCCTGGACATGGAAAATCGACAGCAAAAACGAACTGACGAACTAAGTTCTCAACTAGTGGCCTCATCAACACATTTAGTTTATAATAATGTTCCTGCCCTAGCAGCAAGCAGCAACAGCATCAGTAACATCAGCAGCACAACAGCTATCAGCACTTACAATCCAATACCAACCAACTACAATAGCCTGGATCAAAGTTCGAACGAAGCCTACCATCATCACATGCATCAGCAGTACAATGTGTACAATAATCACATGCCACAAACACATCCTGCCAGTGGTCTGTGCGGTGTTCAATCGGTGTTGTCTCCGTTATCAGCGCCGCCAGCGGTCGTGATGGGAGCACCAACAGTTGCATTAACCTTACCCACGCACAATCTCTATACCAATGCGACGCCCACAGCAGTCACCACAGAAGTAGATAGCATAGCCTTGAATGGTGGCGTCGGAGTGGGCGTTGGAAACCTACATTACCAGGATGGAACCATATATCCACCAGTAGTCATCCCGCCTGTTGTGACCTACGGTGATATTTTAACGCCCTATGCCAACACAGCGCCATATGAGAACCCCACTAGCACTTACTCAACGTCGAACGTGTACACTAGTTATCATAATGCTCCACACCACCAAAGCAATCATGTTCATCCCACAGAACAACCACAGCCTTTCCTGGGATACAATGCATCTTGCAATGGTGACATGGCTGACTTCAGTGAAAGCCACAACAGCTTTATAAGCCTGAATACGCCCGACGCGAGCTCAGCTCGATTGTCGGCAATCAATGATCTTTTACACAGTACTCGAAACACAACATCGGCCTTGGTGGCAGTGTCGCCAATCGAGACGGCCATAGTTCCATGTGAATCAGGTCTACAAGATCATCAACTAACAGATCTTCCAGTTTCGAATGTTATCAAGGAAACAGTAGAAGAATGTGACCAAAATCTTGCACACTCAGATTTGAGTAGAAGACCAGAGACACCACCAGATGAAGGACTTACACAGCCGCCTGCGCCTTTGGCAGTTattgaaacaaatgaaaatcAATTGACCAAGGAAGTAATGCCCGAGATCACAGAGGTAGGTGGGGACAAAATCAAGGAAAGCATCCCTGAAGTTTTTGCAAATGAAGAAGAACCAGTAAATCAGCGtgtagaaaaagaagaagaactgCCAATCACAGAGAGTAAAGAAATGCTGGAGAAGAGTACTGTGTCCGCATGCTCTAAGGTCGAGAAATCAGAGATCGATAAGATTATGAATGGTGACATTCATGTCGATCTCCCCGCGGCGAAACCAGAGGAAAATGGCATCAACAacgcaacaacaccaacaacagcaTGTCCCCCAATAGTTGAGAGCGCACTGGCTTAG